The following coding sequences are from one Lolium rigidum isolate FL_2022 chromosome 6, APGP_CSIRO_Lrig_0.1, whole genome shotgun sequence window:
- the LOC124664319 gene encoding LEAF RUST 10 DISEASE-RESISTANCE LOCUS RECEPTOR-LIKE PROTEIN KINASE-like 1.2, with product MTYSSAHCRTGQRRRAGPICPASYHHSRPLGRVPAKLSLQQHQSAQESTRVKHRDDEPSTHSATLSLPAWSIFFSLHASPSSLRSLSPSVATTVMSPSRVHAAVLCSAVVLLTIFLPIHALNTTTPSSPSACDPAACGTLRIAYPFWLEGTHPPDCGYRAFQVTCDANSTVALKNSFLAYQIVNISYEASSFQIANGDLSDASACDADRLSVNVSADLGLAPFGISKANQELFFIYNCSDTLQPPAAWAPVKCTATDDGTNASTTLNSFTWLAGGYRPDEAWSPAPGNCTVSMMPVLGYAGAAGKDYRRLMKGGFLLDYTAGDCTACMQSGGLCRINTTYDIFQCHCANGVSELIVCDDGN from the coding sequence ATGACCTACTCCTCCGCTCACTGCCGGACGGGCCAGCGCCGCCGCGCCGGACCCATATGTCCGGCGAGCTACCACCACTCTCGTCCACTTGGTCGCGTCCCCGCGAAGCTTAGCCTTCAGCAGCACCAGTCAGCACAAGAGAGCACACGAGTCAAACACCGCGACGACGAACCGTCAACACATTCGGCGACGCTTTCCCTCCCTGCGTGGTCGATCTTCTTCTCCTTGCACGCATCACCTTCCTCCCTGCGCAGCCTCTCTCCTTCAGTTGCAACCACCGTGATGAGTCCGTCACGTGTCCACGCCGCCGTGCTCTGCTCGGCCGTAGTGCTGCTAACTATCTTCCTGCCCATCCACGCCCTCAACACCACCACGCCGTCCTCGCCGTCGGCATGCGACCCGGCGGCATGCGGCACCCTGCGCATCGCGTACCCGTTCTGGCTGGAGGGCACGCACCCGCCGGACTGCGGCTACCGGGCCTTCCAGGTCACCTGCGACGCCAACAGCACGGTGGCCCTCAAGAACTCCTTCCTGGCCTACCAGATCGTCAACATCTCCTACGAGGCCAGCTCCTTCCAGATCGCCAACGGCGATCTCTCGGACGCCTCCGCCTGCGACGCCGACAGGCTCAGCGTCAACGTCTCCGCCGACCTCGGCCTCGCGCCCTTCGGCATCAGCAAAGCCAACCAGGAGCTCTTCTTCATCTACAACTGCTCCGATACCCTCCAGCCACCAGCTGCCTGGGCGCCCGTGAAATGCACGGCCACGGATGATGGGACCAACGCGTCCACGACGCTCAACTCCTTCACCTGGCTCGCCGGCGGGTACAGGCCCGACGAAGCCTGGAGCCCGGCGCCGGGGAACTGCACCGTCTCGATGATGCCGGTGCTCGGGTACGCCGGCGCCGCCGGGAAAGACTACCGCCGGCTCATGAAGGGCGGGTTCCTCCTGGATTACACGGCCGGCGACTGCACGGCGTGTATGCAGAGCGGCGGTCTCTGCCGCATCAACACCACCTACGATATCTTCCAGTGCCACTGCGCCAACGGCGTGTCCGAGCTCATCGTCTGTGACGACGGTAACTAA